One window of Leucoraja erinacea ecotype New England chromosome 14, Leri_hhj_1, whole genome shotgun sequence genomic DNA carries:
- the commd2 gene encoding COMM domain-containing protein 2 isoform X2, giving the protein MLLVLAEEHKEHLGFLTRVDAAVVGEFCRIAVEFLKKGSNPKIFEGAARKLNVNTETVQNGVEGLMYLMTESSKMMISEVDFQDSVLVLGFSEDLNKLLLQLYLDNRREIRQILSELAPDLPHYHNLEWRLDVQKNAPTYLIPATSITACYDLPTTSYDLVTTMLRV; this is encoded by the exons atgctgctggtcctggcGGAGGAGCACAAGGAGCACCTGGGCTTCCTGACACGGGTGGACGCGGCCG TTGTAGGAGAATTCTGTCGAATTGCTGTGGAGTTTTTGAAGAAAGGCTCGAATCCCAAAATATTTGAAGGCGCGGCAA GGAAGCTGAATGTGAAtacagaaacagtgcaaaatggAGTTGAGGGGCTGATGTATCTGATGACGGAAAGCTCCAAAATGATG ATTTCCGAAGTGGATTTCCAAGACTCTGTGCTTGTCCTGGGGTTTTCTGAAGATCTAAACAAGTTGCTGCTGCAGCTTTACCTGGACAATAGGAGAGAGATTCGGCAGATTCTGAGTGAACTGGCTCCTGACCTCCCGCATTATCACAATTTAGAGTGGAGACTCGATGTACAG aaaaacgccccgacctacttgatacctgccactagcatcacggcctgctacgatctacctacaacctcctacgaccttgtgacaaccatgctgcgagtatga
- the commd2 gene encoding COMM domain-containing protein 2 isoform X1: MLLVLAEEHKEHLGFLTRVDAAVVGEFCRIAVEFLKKGSNPKIFEGAARKLNVNTETVQNGVEGLMYLMTESSKMMISEVDFQDSVLVLGFSEDLNKLLLQLYLDNRREIRQILSELAPDLPHYHNLEWRLDVQLASRALKQQIKPLLTLKLHLEQNGRRNASVFQTDPATLLHLIRKLEQALSEMKTNHCRRIVRNIK; encoded by the exons atgctgctggtcctggcGGAGGAGCACAAGGAGCACCTGGGCTTCCTGACACGGGTGGACGCGGCCG TTGTAGGAGAATTCTGTCGAATTGCTGTGGAGTTTTTGAAGAAAGGCTCGAATCCCAAAATATTTGAAGGCGCGGCAA GGAAGCTGAATGTGAAtacagaaacagtgcaaaatggAGTTGAGGGGCTGATGTATCTGATGACGGAAAGCTCCAAAATGATG ATTTCCGAAGTGGATTTCCAAGACTCTGTGCTTGTCCTGGGGTTTTCTGAAGATCTAAACAAGTTGCTGCTGCAGCTTTACCTGGACAATAGGAGAGAGATTCGGCAGATTCTGAGTGAACTGGCTCCTGACCTCCCGCATTATCACAATTTAGAGTGGAGACTCGATGTACAG TTAGCCAGTCGTGCCTTAAAGCAACAAATCAAACCACTGCTGACCCTGAAGCTACATCTGGAGCAGAATGGCCGCCGCAATGCCAGCGTGTTTCAGACTGACCCAGCcaccctcctgcacctaattcgcAAGCTGGAGCAAGCGCTGAGCGAAATGAAGACCAACCATTGCAGGAGGATCGTGCGCAATATAAAATGA